The following coding sequences lie in one Labrus bergylta chromosome 13, fLabBer1.1, whole genome shotgun sequence genomic window:
- the lims2 gene encoding LIM and senescent cell antigen-like-containing domain protein 2 isoform X6 has protein sequence MNSLRLKELSNSDLYRRRQERPDSYGSVAGDGLSNMANALANAMCERCKSGFAPAEKIVNSNGELYHEQCFVCAQCFQQFPEGLFYEFEGRKYCEHDFQMLFAPCCHQCGEFIIGRVIKAMNNSWHPDCFCCDICQAVLADVGFVKNAGRHLCRPCHNREKARGLGKYICQKCHAIIEEQPLLFKNDPYHPDHFNCNNCGKELTADARELKGELYCLPCHDKMGVPICGACRRPIEGRVVNAMGKQWHVEHFVCAKCEKPFLGHRHYERKGLAYCETHYNQLFGDVCYHCNRVIEGDVVSALNKAWCVNCFACSTCNTKLTLKEKFVEVDLKPVCKHCYERLPDDMKRRLAKRERDSKEKKKKLIPMCL, from the exons CAACATGGCCAATGCTCTGGCCAACGCCATGTGCGAGCGCTGCAAGAGTGGTTTCGCCCCGGCGGAGAAGATCGTGAACAGCAACGGGGAGCTTTACCATGAACAGTGCTTTGTGTGTGCCCAGTGTTTCCAGCAGTTCCCTGAGGGACTCTTCTATGAG TTTGAAGGCAGGAAATACTGTGAGCATGACTTCCAGATGCTGTTCGCTCCCTGCTGCCACCAGTGCG GTGAGTTCATTATCGGTCGTGTGATCAAGGCTATGAACAACAGCTGGCATCCAGACTGTTTCTGCTGTGATATCTGCCAGGCTGTGCTCGCCGACGTTGGATTTGTCAAGAATGCTGGAAG GCACCTGTGTCGTCCATGTCACAACCGAGAGAAAGCTCGTGGCCTCGGCAAGTACATCTGTCAGAAGTGTCACGCCATCATCGAGGAGCAGCCTCTCCTTTTCAAGAATGACCCCTACCACCCGGATCATTTCAACTGCAACAACTGCGG TAAGGAGCTGACGGCTGATGCCAGGGAGCTGAAGGGGGAGCTCTACTGCCTGCCCTGCCATGACAAGATGGGTGTCCCCATCTGCGGTGCCTGTAGGAGGCCCATCGAGGGCCGTGTGGTTAACGCCATGGGCAAGCAGTGGCATGTGGAG CATTTTGTGTGTGCTAAGTGTGAGAAACCCTTCCTTGGACACCGTCACTACGAGCGCAAGGGTCTGGCTTACTGTGAAACACACTACAACCAG CTGTTTGGAGATGTTTGTTACCACTGCAATCGTGTTATCGAAGGAGATG TGGTGTCTGCCCTCAACAAGGCGTGGTGTGTCAACTGTTTTGCCTGCTCTACCTGCAACACCAAGCTCACCCTCAA GGAAAAGTTTGTGGAGGTGGATCTGAAGCCGGTGTGTAAGCACTGCTATGAACGCCTGCCGGACGACATGAAACGCCGGCTTGCAAAGCGGGAACGCGActcaaaagagaagaaaaagaaattgaTACCCATGTGTCTGTGA